In the genome of Raphanus sativus cultivar WK10039 chromosome 4, ASM80110v3, whole genome shotgun sequence, one region contains:
- the LOC108850449 gene encoding putative F-box/FBD/LRR-repeat protein At5g44950, with protein sequence MMGCDRISQLPDYLLAQILSHLPIKDCAKTSVLSKSWEFTWLHVTVLDLDANDFVYDVKALPRMLDMFLKFNRGSCLRKFKIKYQKRSDVCSQRVMEWIDEVVHRQVQHLEVEKEMSEVKTADFMPKYLYVSKTLVSLKLVNVGLESPKFDISLPSLKTMHLENIFYEGNGLLIMQRLLLASPVLEDLTMDVPLSWKPKKVVLKKVPRCLSLTLEHVRINKLTLEGTGTEAVKYFLKNSAVLKKLIVSFKDLSIRHEETLYRKLITAKKLSPRCQVLVY encoded by the exons ATGATGGGTTGCGATAGAATCAGTCAGTTGCCGGATTATTTGCTAGCTCAAATACTCTCACACCTTCCGATCAAAGATTGTGCTAAGACAAGTGTCTTGTCTAAAAGTTGGGAATTTACATGGCTACATGTTACCGTATTGGACTTAGACGCCAATGACTTCGTTTATGACGTAAAAGCCTTACCTCGTATGCTGGACATGTTTCTAAAGTTTAACCGCGGATCTTGTCTACGAAAATTCAAGATAAAGTATCAAAAAAGGAGCGATGTCTGTAGCCAGAGAGTCATGGAGTGGATAGACGAAGTGGTTCATCGCCAAGTTCAACATCTAGAAGTTGAGAAGGAAATGTCTGAGGTAAAGACTGCAGATTTCATGCCTAAGTATCTGTATGTGAGCAAGACGTTGGTGTCTTTAAAGCTGGTAAACGTAGGGCTTGAGAGTCCCAAGTTTGATATTTCTCTACCTAGTCTCAAGACCATGCatctagaaaatatattttacgaGGGTAATGGTCTTTTGATCATGCAGAGGCTCCTCTTAGCTTCTCCTGTTCTTGAAGATCTTACCATG GACGTTCCTCTTTCCTGGAAGCCAAAGAAAGTTGTCTTAAAAAAGGTTCCTCGGTGTTTATCATTGACTCTAGAGCATGTTAGGATTAACAAATTGACTCTAGAGGGAACTGGGACTGAAGCAgtgaaatattttcttaagaatTCAGCAGTACTCAAGAAACTGATTGTAAGTTTTAAGGATCTTTCTATTAGACACGAAGAGACTTTATACAGGAAGCTTATTACGGCCAAAAAGCTTTCTCCAAGATGTCAGGTACTCGTCTATTGA
- the LOC108848574 gene encoding putative F-box/FBD/LRR-repeat protein At5g44950 — translation MKGKTEKVKFSENETKTTLQTLSLEPNVRRYPAHKSSDAMNSDRISELPDPLLTQILSHLPIIDSVKTSVLSKRWESLWPNVSTLDLNDRDISPPYKKLFASFIDSFLEHNFESRLQRLEIKYDECNANPFPISEWISTAVDLRGIKHLVVEIRNPMYVIDFTPKSVYKSETLVSLRLGRVRVRNLVEVDDVVSLPCLKIMRLENVCYGKEGDLCVEKLISGCPVLEDLDLVRKCNDLVKTLRVRSRSLKMFRLEFRLGMGGGTEYEVEIDAPALEYMSFKDSQSDRIVVKNLSSLVKIDVDSEFNVKVGDGEIDLTKSDTIRDFLIGVSSVRQMIISEPTLEILYRYSKLVPVAEFQRLHHLQAAFSSSSLLFLPAFLESCPNLKNLVLDFSVSTESEQINLTDVPRCLRSTLECVEINKLIMREETGIKLVNYFLENAAVLKKLSLSFTDSPMADEDLDIYKGLLTPIKRSRICQVFIS, via the exons ATGAAAGGAAAAACTGAAAAGGTTAAGTTTTctgaaaatgaaactaaaactaCTTTGCAAACTCTATCCCTAGAGCCAAATGTCCGGCGATATCCCGCCCACAAATCAAGCGACG CGATGAATTCCGATAGGATCAGCGAACTGCCAGATCCTTTACTAACTCAGATACTCTCCCACCTTCCCATCATCGACTCCGTCAAAACAAGCGTTCTATCGAAGAGATGGGAGTCTCTCTGGCCCAACGTCTCAACGCTTGACCTTAACGACAGAGACATCTCCCCACCTTACAAGAAACTATTCGCGAGCTTCATCGACTCCTTCCTCGAACACAACTTCGAATCGCGCCTCCAAAGGCTCGAGATCAAGTACGACGAGTGCAACGCGAACCCCTTCCCGATCAGCGAGTGGATCTCCACGGCCGTCGATCTCCGCGGGATCAAGCATCTCGTCGTCGAGATTCGGAATCCGATGTACGTCATCGATTTCACGCCTAAGAGTGTTTACAAGAGCGAGACGCTGGTGTCCTTGAGACTCGGGCGCGTTAGGGTTAGGAATCTGGTGGAGGTCGATGATGTTGTTTCTCTGCCTTGTCTTAAGATCATGCGTCTAGAGAATGTTTGTTATGGTAAAGAAGGTGATTTGTGTGTGGAGAAGCTTATCTCCGGTTGTCCGGTTCTTGAAGATCTTGATTTGGTGAGGAAGTGTAATGATCTTGTGAAGACTCTGCGTGTGAGGTCTCGGAGTTTGAAGATGTTTCGTTTAGAGTTTCGTTTGGGGATGGGTGGTGGTACTGAGTATGAGGTTGAGATTGATGCTCCAGCGCTGGAGTATATGAGTTTTAAAGATAGTCAGTCTGATAGGATTGTGGTGAAGAACTTGAGCTCCTTGGTAAAGATTGATGTTGATAGTGAGTTTAATGTTAAGGTTGGGGACGGTGAGATTGATCTTACAAAGAGTGATACTATCCGTGATTTTCTCATTGGGGTTTCTAGTGTAAGACAGATGATCATCTCTGAGCCTACTCTAGAG ATCCTGTATCGTTATTCCAAACTGGTACCAGTTGCTGAATTTCAGAGGTTACATCATTTGCAAGCTGCGTTTTCAAGCTCATCGTTACTGTTTCTGCCAGCCTTTCTTGAGAGCTGCCCAAATCTGAAAAACCTAGTCTTG GACTTTTCTGTTTCAACGGAGTCAGAGCAGATCAACCTTACCGATGTACCTCGCTGTTTAAGATCGACTTTGGAGTGTGTTGAGATTAACAAACTGATTATGAGGGAAGAAACTGGGATAAAACTAGTGAATTACTTTCTTGAGAATGCAGCAGTACTCAAGAAACTTTCTTTGAGTTTCACTGATTCTCCTATGGCCGACGAGGATCTAGATATCTACAAGGGGCTTCTTACACCTATAAAGCGTTCTCGCATATGTCAAGTTTTCATCAGCTGA
- the LOC108848674 gene encoding uncharacterized protein LOC108848674 — MDLAAEELQFLSIGGILRESTTIPKFSPRTFYLITLTLIFPLSFAILAHSLFTQPILNQLDASPPSADQSQTNHQWTLLFVYQFIYIIFLFAFSLLSTAAVVFTVASLYTSKPVSFSSTMSAIPLVLKRLFITFLWVSLCMLVYNSVFLMFLVILIVAIDLQSVILAVFSMVVIFILFLGVHVYMTAWWHLASVVSVLEPVYGIAAMRKSYELLKGRTHMACSMVFMYLALCGFIAGVFGGVVVRGGDEFGLFARIVVGGFLVGVLVVVNLVGLLVQSVFYYVCKSFHHQAIDKSALHDHLGGYLGDYVPLKSSVQMENFDI; from the coding sequence ATGGATCTCGCGGCGGAGGAGCTTCAATTTCTCAGCATCGGAGGCATACTCCGTGAATCCACCACGATCCCCAAATTCTCCCCGAGAACATTCTACCTCATAACCCTAACCCTAATCTTCCCTCTCTCCTTCGCCATCCTCGCTCATTCCCTCTTCACTCAACCCATCCTCAACCAGCTCGACGCTTCCCCTCCCTCCGCCGACCAATCTCAGACCAACCACCAATGGACTCTCCTCTTCGTCTACCAGTTCATCTACATCATCTTCCTCTTCGCCTTCTCCCTCCTCTCCACCGCCGCCGTCGTCTTCACCGTCGCCTCCCTCTACACAAGCAAACCCGTTTCCTTCTCCTCCACCATGTCGGCCATCCCTCTCGTCCTCAAACGCCTCTTCATCACTTTCCTCTGGGTCTCTCTCTGTATGCTCGTCTACAACTCCGTCTTCTTGATGTTCCTCGTCATCCTCATCGTCGCCATCGATCTCCAGAGCGTGATCCTCGCTGTCTTCTCCATGGTTGTCATCTTTATCCTGTTTCTTGGCGTTCACGTTTACATGACTGCTTGGTGGCATTTAGCTAGCGTTGTCTCTGTTCTTGAACCTGTCTACGGGATCGCCGCCATGAGGAAGAGCTACGAGTTGCTTAAAGGGAGGACGCACATGGCGTGTTCCATGGTGTTTATGTATCTCGCTCTTTGCGGGTTCATCGCCGGTGTTTTCGGAGGCGTGGTGGTTCGTGGAGGTGATGAGTTCGGGTTGTTTGCGAGGATTGTTGTTGGAGGGTTCTTGGTTGGTGTCTTAGTCGTTGTGAATCTTGTTGGGTTGCTTGTGCAGAGTGTCTTTTACTATGTCTGCAAGAGCTTTCACCATCAGGCGATTGATAAATCCGCCTTGCACGATCATCTTGGTGGGTATCTTGGTGACTATGTGCCTTTAAAGAGCAGTGTTCAGATGGAGAATTTTGACATTTGA